A window of Panicum virgatum strain AP13 chromosome 8K, P.virgatum_v5, whole genome shotgun sequence contains these coding sequences:
- the LOC120643396 gene encoding putative pentatricopeptide repeat-containing protein At3g08820, with amino-acid sequence MSDAAAAVGRLLTGNTHHPPLTVKLLHARLLRLHLLADLSPLLLRALSSTGLHLHALRLHSLLPNPSHLTFPFALKAASRLPDQHSAGLQLHGRSLKLPCHSNPHVLTSLLSFYARCGLLRDAHKAFDEMPHPSTVSWTALITAYMDAGRVQEAVGVARKAFLSGMRPDSFTAVRVLTACARVTDLVTGEAVWRAVGQEGIAGNVFVATAALDLYVKCGEMHKARAVFDNMRNKDAVAWGAMVGGYASSGHPREALELFFTMQAEGMTPECYTVAGALSACTRLGALDLGRRAARMVHWDEVLDNPVLGTALIDMYAKCGSTAEAWMVFQQMTKRDIIVWNAMILGLGMTGHEKIAFALVCQMEKSGMTLNDNTFIGLLCSCTHTGLVKDGRRYFHNMTQSYRISPRVEHYGCMVDLLSRAGLLEEAHQLIQDMPMQPNAVIWGALLGGCKIHRDAALAEHALKKLILLEPWNSGNYVMLSNIYSNSGRWEDAAKLRLEMKARGVEKVPASSWVELDGKVHEFHVGDKSHPLSDKIYEKLDELGMEMKIMGYKPTTEVVMFDIEDEEKEHTLVHHSEKIAIAFSLVTTEPGETIRVTKNLRVCSDCHTAIRLISRITNREIIVRDNNRFHCFRDGYCSCNDYW; translated from the coding sequence ATGTCGGACGCTGCCGCCGCAGTTGGCCGCCTCCTCACCGGCAACACCCACCACCCACCGCTCACGGTCAAGCTCCTCCACGCCCGCCTCCTCCGACTCCACCTCCTCGCCGACCTCtccccgctcctcctccgcgctcTCTCTTCCACCGGCCTGCACCTCCACGCCCTCCGCCTCCACTCCCTCCTCCCCAACCCATCCCACCTCACCTTCCCCTTCGCGCTCAAGGCcgcctcccgcctccccgaCCAGCACTCCGCCGGCCTCCAGCTCCATGGCCGCTCCCTCAAGCTCCCCTGCCACTCCAACCCCCACGTCCTCACCTCCCTCCTCAGCTTCTACGCAAGATGCGGCCTCCTGCGCGACGCCCACAAGGCGTTCGACGAAATGCCCCACCCCAGCACCGTTTCATGGACCGCGCTCATCACCGCCTACATGGACGCCGGGCGCGTACAGGAAGCCGTTGGAGTCGCAAGGAAGGCGTTCTTGAGTGGCATGCGTCCTGACAGCTTCACGGCCGTCCGTGTCCTGACTGCCTGCGCTCGCGTCACCGATTTGGTAACTGGGGAGGCAGTGTGGAGGGCGGTGGGCCAGGAGGGGATCGCGGGGAATGTGTTCGTGGCAACTGCGGCATTGGACCTGTATGTCAAATGCGGGGAGATGCACAAGGCAAGGGCGGTGTTTGACAACATGCGGAACAAGGATGCGGTGGCCTGGGGCGCTATGGTTGGTGGATACGCCTCTAGTGGGCATCCGCGGGAGGCTCTGGAACTGTTCTTTACCATGCAGGCAGAGGGAATGACGCCAGAATGTTACACAGTGGCCGGGGCACTCTCTGCATGCACAAGGTTAGGTGCTTTGGATTTGGGACGGCGAGCAGCCAGAATGGTGCACTGGGATGAGGTTCTTGACAACCCAGTCCTGGGGACTGCACTGATCGATATGTATGCCAAGTGTGGGAGCACAGCTGAGGCGTGGATGGTGTTCCAGCAGATGACGAAGAGGGACATCATTGTTTGGAACGCAATGATCTTGGGGCTTGGCATGACTGGCCATGAGAAGATTGCGTTTGCCCTTGTTTGTCAGATGGAGAAGTCAGGTATGACACTGAATGATAATACCTTCATTGGACTGCTCTGCAGCTGTACGCATACTGGCCTTGTGAAGGATGGGCGGCGGTATTTTCACAACATGACTCAGTCATACCGTATAAGCCCTAGGGTTGAGCACTATGGTTGTATGGTCGACCTGCTCAGTCGTGCGGGGTTGCTGGAGGAGGCTCATCAGCTGATTCAGGACATGCCAATGCAGCCAAATGCAGTTATATGGGGGGCactccttggtggttgcaagaTCCACCGTGATGCTGCCCTTGCTGAACATGCATTGAAGAAGCTCATCCTGCTCGAGCCATGGAATTCTGGAAACTATGTCATGCTCTCTAACATATATTCTAACAGTGGAAGATGGGAAGATGCGGCAAAGCTCAGGTTGGAAATGAAGGCAAGGGGGGTTGAGAAGGTCCCTGCATCTAGCTGGGTTGAACTCGATGGTAAGGTCCACGAGTTCCATGTCGGAGACAAGTCACATCCCCTCTCAGATAAAATTTATGAAAAGCTTGATGAATTAGGCATGGAAATGAAGATCATGGGTTATAAACCGACTACTGAGGTGGTGATGTTTGACATTGAAGACGAGGAGAAGGAGCACACTCTAGTGCATCACAGTGAGAAGATTGCCATTGCATTTAGCCTTGTCACCACTGAACCAGGCGAAACTATAAGGGTCACAAAAAACCTCCGAGTTTGCAGTGACTGCCACACCGCCATCAGGCTCATATCTAGGATAACCAATCGTGAAATTATTGTTCGAGATAACAATCGATTTCATTGCTTTAGAGATGGTTATTGTTCTTGCAATGACTATTGGTAG